The stretch of DNA CATACGAGCCAAAGAAGCTCTTAACGACGAGTTTGTTTCCTATTTGGAAAACGACCGTATCAAGCACTGGCTGCACGGCGAAATCAAGTTTGTGACTGGCGATGACAAGAGCACGTGGTACTGCTTGCTCAAGCGTGGTTGCGAAATGTTGTATGTGCCCGACGCTCATATTTTCTGCATGGAAGATTCCGGGCCTAAACCGATCACGATGAGCATCAAGAAGATGCATCGTTGGTTTGGCAACATGCTTCGCAACAATGGCCGCGCGATTCGGCTGGGACTCGGTTGCCAAAAGCCGTTTATTTGGTGGTGCCATATCGACCAGCGCATTTCGATGTTCACGAGTCTGTTGGGTCCGATTGCGGCAATTTGGGCCGCGTTTTGGATTTCCCCGTACTACTTAGTGGCATATGGCATGCTGGTAGTGCTGGCCAGACTCATCTACGCCCTGATCTTGACGCTCGAAGGTCACCGAATGAGCTTCACTGACATTCCGCTTTTGCTTTACACCCAATGGGTCGGCAGTAGCGTGAAAATCTACACGATGTTTCACCTTCACCGTCAGAAATGGGATTCTCACCGTCAATCAAGCAGCGGAACTCAGGGTTCCAACGAGTCCATCTTTGACGCGCTGATTCCCAAAATGCAGATGGCCTTTTCTCTCACAATGCTGTTGGTATTTGTCGCAGTCGTGGTCGGTGTCAAATAAATTGAAACGCTGAACTTGATTCATCGTCCCGAATTCCAACCCCAAAACACCCATGATCGCCTGTACTGCAATTGTCGGCTTTCTCCTGCTAGCAGCGGGATGGATCTTTCCTGCGGCGGCTTTGCCGGAGGGTGTTGTCACCGAAGCCGAACTAAAAGAGCACTGTCCCAAGTTGCTTTGGTCGGACCTCTACGACCGCTTAGAACTTTTTCGAACAGAAAACGGCAGAGATTCCCGATCAACTCAGTCGAACACGTTGGGGAATGAGCCAACCACGACGCAAGAAATTCTTCGGGTAAGGTATCCCAAAGGAGGCGTGGGAACGCGGAACAGTGGCGCCCAAATGATGTTCGAACTCGAACCATCGAAAGCTGCGGTTTGTGAGTACCGCGTGCGTTTTGCCGAGAATTTTGAGTTTGTCAAAGGCGGCAAACTACCCGGGCTCGCGGGCGGGGAGGCGACGTCGGGTCTCGTGAAGCCCAATGGTGATGGATGGACCGCGCGACTGATGTGGCGAAAACGCGGCGCGGCGGTGCTTTATCTTTATCACATGGATCAACGCAAACGGCAGGGTGAAGACTTTCCACTTTACGTAACGTTTCGGCCGGGTAAGTGGTATCAGATCCGTGAAGAGGTTCGCGTGAATGACCCCGGTCAACGCAATGGTCGGATACGTATCTGGATCAACGGCGAACTAGCACTCGATCAAGAATCACTAAGGCTGCGAAGCGGCAACCAAGCACCGGTGGATCGGTTCTACTTCAGCACGTTCTTCGGTGGTAGCGGTGACGATTGGGCTCCGCATCGTGATCAAGTGATTGACTTTTCGGAAATTAAAGTCAACTCATTAGACGTCATCCGGTAATGAGACGCCTGTGCTGCACATCCCGCGCAAGATGAATATTTGCTTCGTTGGAACACGTAGACTGGAATTCATCTCCACAATGAGCGATGATCTTAGACGATGACGGAGTGTTTCTTGGACGAAGGTTGTTACGGCATGGACCCCTCAAAAATAAAAGTCGGTGATTGGGTAATCTACCGAAAGCAAAAAAGCAGCAAGGCGCCTGGCCCGCGTGCCGTCGACGTACGCGCTTCAAGCGGCGGCGAGACCTACCAGTACATGGTTGATAAGTTCTGGGTGGTGGAAGAGGTCCACGACGATGGGATCCTGCTGCGAACTCGACGGGGCAAGCAAAATACCATTCCCTTTGATGACCCACGACTTAGAATCCCGTCCTGGTGGGAAAAGCTGATCTATCGTCAACGGTTTCTTGAAGTCGCCAACGGAAACGAGCTATCTACGTCCGACCAGTAGTTTGGTCGCTAGGCTAGTTCGGCAATTGAAATAGCCGCTTTGCGTTGTTGGTTGTGATAGCAGCTAGCGATTCAGCACTTACGCCGCGAACGTCGGCTAGGCACCGCAGCGTATGCTCGACACGCGCGGGTTCGTTGGGACGTTTGCCTCGGAAGGGTTCAGGACTGAGATACGGTGAATCGGTTTCGATAAGAATTCGATCCTCAGGAATCACTCGAGCCACCTCGCGAAGGTCTTCGCTCTTCTTGAAGGTGACCATTCCCGCGAAGCTAATCATCAGCCCCAAGTCCAGGCAACTTTCCGCCAATGCCCTGTCACCGGTGAAGGAATGCATCACACCCGCCGGGACCGTGGATTGCCGTCGCAGTTGTTCCAAAATTAGATCGCCACTTTCGCGCATGTGGATCACCATTGGCAACTCGGTTTGGCGACATAGTGCCATGTGCCGATCAAAAAAGTCATGCTGCATTTCGATCGGTGTATCGTCCCAATAACAATCCAGACCGGTTTCGCCAATGGCTTTGACACCGGGCAGCTTGACCAACTCTTCAATCACCGCGAAGTCATCGGGCAAAGCTTCCTTGGCTGAATTGGGCTGAATCCCAACGACTGCAAAGAGATAGTCGGGATATTGAGCGGCCAATTCACAAGCTCGGCGACTGGTTGCCACGTCGATCCCGATCACCATGATGCCGGTCACGCCGGCTGCTCGAGATCGCTGAACCACATCGTCGACGTCGTTTTCAAACGCACTCACATTGAGGTGAGCATGGGTATCAATGAGTGTGAGTGTCATACCGACCAAAAGAAGCGAGTCAGGTGATAAAAGACAGGCGCGGCAAAACATACGTTGTCGATCTGGTCGAGAACGCCTGCGTGACCTTGAACGAGAGTCCCCGTATCGGTGACGCCGCGATCTCGTTTAATTGCACTCATCGTCAGCGTTCCCGCGCAAGCCATCACGGTGACCACGGCGCCAAGTAAACCGGCTTCCCAAGGATGAAAAGGCGTTGCCCAGTACAGCGCCGAGGCGATCAAACCGGTCGTCACCATCGACCCTAAGAAGCCTTCCCACGTCCGCGAAGCATTGATCTTTTCGGCGATGACGTGTCGACCGGCAAGCTTGCCCCACCCACGTTCGAGTACGGATGCCAACTGGGCGATGAGCACGAAGAAAATCAGCACACTGACCGTGCTACCTTCCCACAACGCTCCGCCGGTCTGCTTCATGCGAAGATCAAGGATCGCGGGTGCATAGCTCAACGAATACACGCAAATCAGCAGGCCTGACTGTATTTTCGCACTGCGTTCAAGGAACCGTTTGTAGTCGCCCGCTATCGCTGCCCGCGCAGGAATAAACAGACTCGCATACACCGGGATCATGATGCTGTAGTAGTCGTAGTAGTCCACGCCGTCGTTGCCGCCCATTCGCGCCGGCGGGTCGCTCCCCAACGCGATCAGAACGTACTGCAACGGGGTGAAGATGAAGAACACCCAGAACAACGTCCGGTGGTCTCCACGTCGGGTCGGCGTCATCGTGATGAACTCTCGCAACGCCCAAAACGACACCATGCCGAAAAGCACCACAACACCGATGCGATGCAAGAAGAACGCGAGCGAGAAAATGACGACCATCAACCACCAAACGCGAAGTTTGTGATTGAACCGCTGTATCAAAGCGGATTCCACGCCGATCTTT from Rubripirellula amarantea encodes:
- a CDS encoding phosphatidate cytidylyltransferase, which translates into the protein MMPIAQIQWHDPRTYMLLAVILGTLGIASIVGVVMSRREKIGVESALIQRFNHKLRVWWLMVVIFSLAFFLHRIGVVVLFGMVSFWALREFITMTPTRRGDHRTLFWVFFIFTPLQYVLIALGSDPPARMGGNDGVDYYDYYSIMIPVYASLFIPARAAIAGDYKRFLERSAKIQSGLLICVYSLSYAPAILDLRMKQTGGALWEGSTVSVLIFFVLIAQLASVLERGWGKLAGRHVIAEKINASRTWEGFLGSMVTTGLIASALYWATPFHPWEAGLLGAVVTVMACAGTLTMSAIKRDRGVTDTGTLVQGHAGVLDQIDNVCFAAPVFYHLTRFFWSV
- a CDS encoding polysaccharide lyase, giving the protein MIACTAIVGFLLLAAGWIFPAAALPEGVVTEAELKEHCPKLLWSDLYDRLELFRTENGRDSRSTQSNTLGNEPTTTQEILRVRYPKGGVGTRNSGAQMMFELEPSKAAVCEYRVRFAENFEFVKGGKLPGLAGGEATSGLVKPNGDGWTARLMWRKRGAAVLYLYHMDQRKRQGEDFPLYVTFRPGKWYQIREEVRVNDPGQRNGRIRIWINGELALDQESLRLRSGNQAPVDRFYFSTFFGGSGDDWAPHRDQVIDFSEIKVNSLDVIR
- a CDS encoding TatD family hydrolase, whose amino-acid sequence is MTLTLIDTHAHLNVSAFENDVDDVVQRSRAAGVTGIMVIGIDVATSRRACELAAQYPDYLFAVVGIQPNSAKEALPDDFAVIEELVKLPGVKAIGETGLDCYWDDTPIEMQHDFFDRHMALCRQTELPMVIHMRESGDLILEQLRRQSTVPAGVMHSFTGDRALAESCLDLGLMISFAGMVTFKKSEDLREVARVIPEDRILIETDSPYLSPEPFRGKRPNEPARVEHTLRCLADVRGVSAESLAAITTNNAKRLFQLPN